GGTCACCGCGACGGTGGTCGCCTTCCTGCTGGTCATCACCCGACTGGCCGGTTGGTCCGGAATCCGGCGCATGCCGGCCACCAACCGCCTGGTGGGCCTCCTGACCCTGGGCCTGGCCCTGCCCCTGCTGGCGGGCTTTTATCTGATGTACACGGATCAGCAGTTCACGCGCCTGTACGGACTGCGCAAGCTGCTGTACCTGATCTTCCCGGTGCTCTACATCCACGCCGTCACATTCTTCATGCGAAGCGCCGGCGGGGAGGATGTTGCCACCGGCCCCACCCCGCGGAGCGAAAACCCCTGAGCGCGGGGCCGGCCCCGCCGAGGAGATGCATCGTGACCGTCGCGACGACCACCCTGATTCTGATCCGACACGGCGAGACCGCCCTGAACGTGGAGAATATCTTCCGCGGCCGGACCGACATTCCCCTCAACGCCAACGGCCGCGAGCAGGCCGTGCGGCTGGCCGAGGCGCTCCGGACGCTGCCGCTGGCCGCCGTCTACTCCAGCCCCATGGACCGCGCGATGGCCACGGCGGCGCCTCTGGCCGCCGCCCACGGACTGACGGTTCAGCCGGCGGCGGCGTTCCATAACATCTGCTTGGGCGTGTGGGAAGGGCAGTCCAAGCGCGACGTCCAGCGGGAGCATCCGGAGCTCTGGCACCAGTGGGTGCACGACCCGGAGCACCTCCGCATCCCCGGCGGCGAAACGCTGGACGACCTGCGCGCCCGCGTCGAGGCGGGGCTGGCGGGGATCGTGGCCGCCCATACCGGGGCCACTGTGGCGGTGGTGTCGCACCGCAGTGTGCTCAAGGCGGCGCTGGCCGCCATCCTGGGCCTGGAACGACGGTACTTCTGGAAGTTCTACCTGGACAACGGCGCCTACACCACGGTGGAGCATCGTGCCGATATTGGCTACACCATCACCCGGCTCAACGAAGGCTGCCATCTGGGGGAGCGGACGGAGGAGCTGTTCTAGGAGCCGGGCTGGAGGCTCGGGGCTCGTTGCTGATCATCGTACTTCGGATATCGCGCTCGTAATTCGTAATCGTCATCGTAATCGCAATTCGTAATCGAGGCTCGAGACTCGAGGTTCGTGCCCGTAACGTGGACATCGGAATTCGGACCTGGGTTCCGGGATCTGGGTCACAGAACCCGGATCCTGTTAGCTATCCGCGAACCTGTGTACCTGCTAACGTGGGAACCTGCGAACATTCCAACGATCAAACCTTCGAACGGCTCGATTACGATCACGATTACGATGACGATTACGAATTGCGATAACGAATTACGAGTACGATTACGATTCAGAGCGCGGGTTAGGCGAGGCGGGCGTTCAGTGACAGGGCGAGGAGCTGCAGGTCGCGGTAACGCGCGCCGGCCCGCAGCATGGTCAGGGTTTTGTTGTGGCGGAGCGGCTCATCGCCGATCGCCGGATCCTGCTCCCGTGCCCGCTCGAAGTCGGGTGTGCCCGGGATGGGCGAGAAGCTGGCCAGCTGGATTTTAATTCCCAGCCGGTGCACGTACCGGATATCGACTTCCAACTCCGCCGGGTCCAATCCGGGCAGACCGAACAGCAGATAGGCGCCCATTTCACGCGCCGTGAAACCGGCCGCGCGCAGCGCAGCCACCGCCGCCTCGGCCGCGCCCCTGTCCACCTTGCCGGACGAGCGCGCCCGCGCCGCCTCTCCCATCCCCTCAAAGCCCAGTCGGATGGTGGCGAATCCGGCGGCTTGCAGGAGCCGGGCCGTGTCGCGGTCGATGTAGCGCGGATGGACGGCGTTGGGCAGATGGAACCGGATCGGCGGTCGCCACCGTGCGATCCCCTCCAGGATGGGCAGGAAGTGACGTTCGCGGTCGGCGAGCAGAGCGTCGTCATAGAAGGCCACGTGGCCCGCCCCCGTGACCGCCACCGTCTGCCGCAGCTCGTCGAGGACCGCTCCGGGCGCCTTGCGTCGCAGCCCGTCGTACATCATGGGGGTGGCGCAGTAAGTGCAGTGGAACGGACATCCCCAGCCGGTGAGCACGGCGGCGTGCCGCAGCGGATGGCCGTAGAGATGATAGGCCGGCCGGAGAGAATCGAGCGCCGCCACCGGCAGCCCGGTGATGGCGGCAACCGCCCGGGCGGCCGCCATCGGTTCCGCCGCGGCTACCACGTCGTCGAACAGCCCCGACCGCTGCGCGTGCTCCGGGCAGAGCGCGGCGTAGACGCCGCCGAGCACGATCCGGGCGCGGGGGAACGCGGCCCGCAGCCGGCGTGCCGCCCGAAACACGCCGCTGTACCAATACGTCATGGTGCTGCCCAGGAGGACAAAATCGGGCTCGGCCATCGCCGCCAGGCGGGCGTCGAAATCGATGTCGCCCATCCCGAACCGGTAATAGTGGCGGCGCGTGCCGGCCAGCGGCGCCGGCTTGGGGATCCGCACGGACGGGAACCGGCCGGTGGCATGGAACCGGTCCGGGCCGCCCACCACCTCTCGGGCCAGGCAGTCGAGCAGTGTCACGCCGGCGCCCGCTGCCTCGAGCAGTGCGCCGACGTGCAGCAAGCCCAACGGCCGGAGCCAGAGGTCGTAGGCGGTGAAATCCTCGATCCAGGGATTGACCAGCAGCACCCGGCTCATGGTTGCGCCTGGGTCAGTTCGCGCCGGTAGGCGTCGCGGAGCTCCGTGAAGAAGGCCTGGTACGCGGGGGAGCGAAAGTCGGGGAACGTCCAGGGGAGCGCTTCCCAGCGCCGGTTCCGCCACTGGAGGGTCACTTCGCCCCAGATGCCCTCGGCGAGGTACACGCGGTGGGCAAAATTCTTTGTGCTGGCCAGCACGATTTTGGCCTGCTCCAGGTAGCCCGGGTCCAGGTTCACCGGCCGGCGGAGACCCGTCGCCTCGTCGGCGGCCAACTCCGCCTCGAGGCGGTTGGTAGTCACTTTCAGTGCGGGCAAGCCGCCCGGCGGCGCCAATCCCGCGAAGGCGGCAAACCGGCGCCACACCACCGGCCCCATGTCGTCGCGGTAGTAATCGGTGAAGTTGAATGGCAGCGGTTCGCTCAGCCGGTCGACGGGACCGCATGCGGATGTGAGCCGCTCCAAGACCGCCGCCCACGGGAAGCCGTCGGCATAGAGCACGCCGCAGAACAGCTTCACCGGCGGGACGGATCGGATCTGGCCCACGACAGCCTCCTGGATCAGCCGCCATTATGCCCCAGACGCGGTGATTTGGCCAGCCGCGGAATCCCTCCGGCCGCTACCGCGTCATAATTGTGTGAATCGAACGCCGGGGATCTGGTACAATCATCTTTCTGAACCGGGAGGCCGCATGCTGGATTTCTCCCACCTCAGACCCGAAGAGCGCCACGTCCTCATCGCCGACGACGAACCCATGGTGCACTCCGTGCTCACGGCGATCCTCAACCGGCTGGGTTTCACCGCCATCAGCGCCTTCGACGGGCTGGAAGCCGCCAAGCAGCTTCAGGCGGTGCGGCTGCCCCTGGTGTTCACCGACATCAACATGCCCGGGATGAACGGCATCGACCTCTGCCGCTGGGTGCGGACCCACGCGCCGGACACGTCGGTCATCGCCATCTCCGGCGGCACCGACCTGACCACGGTGGTGGAGGTGATGCAGCTCGGCGCTTGCGACTACATCCAGAAGCCGTTCACCGTCCAGGCCATCGCCATCAGCCTGCAGAAGACGTTCGAAAAGCGCACTCTGGTCATCGAGAACCGCAACTACGTGGCCAACCTGGAGAACATGGTCCAGGAGCGGACCGTTGAACTGCGCAAGGCGCTCCACGAAGCCGAGCGGAGTTTCGACAACACCATCATCGCGTTCGCCCTGGCCCTGGAAATGCGCGAGCATGAAACCCACGAGCATTCCATCCGGGTGCGGGACTACGCCATGCTCCTGGCGCGCCGGGCCGGTCTGGCCGGAAGCGAAATCCACAACCTGTCGGTGGGCGCCATCCTTCACGACATCGGCAAGATCGGCGTCCCGGACCGCATCCTGCTCAAGCCCGGGCCGCTGACCCCCGACGAATGGACGGTGATGCGCCAGCACCCTGTCATCGGGGCCCGCATGATCGACCGCATCGATTCGCTGCCGGGGGCCACCCACGTGGTGCTGTCCCATCACGAATGGTTCGACGGCAGCGGCTACCCCCACGGTCTCAAGCAAGACCAAATCCCCCTGGAGGCCCGCCTGTTCGCGGTGGTCGACACTCTGGACGCCATGACCTCGGACCGGCCGTACCGCCGCGCCCTGAGTTTCGAGGATGCGTACGCGGAAGTCGGCCGGAACACCGAACGGCAGTTCGATCCCGAAATCGTCCGCGTCTTCCGCGACATCCCCATGGACGATTTTCTGGCCATCCGGGACCGGGTGGCCACCGCCGCCCCGGTCCCGTCAGCCGGCTCCTGACGCCGATGCGGGACCGGTGTCCGGCCGGTCCCTCGAATCCACCCCGACCGCCCCGCATCAAAACCATTCCGGCGATTCGGATTCCCGCGAACCGCCGGTGATCATGTGCAACATCATTCCGGCACTCACATTCTGTCTGACGAGGGAAAGCGACATGGACAAACTGCTCAATCAAACCTATCCGTTTCAATTGCCGGCGCTGGGATTCGCGTACGATGCCCTGGAGCCCCACTTCGATGCCCGGACCATGGAGATCCATCACACCAAGCACCACGCCGCCTACGTCAACAATCTCAACGCCGCCATCGAGAAGCACCCACACCTGCACCGGACGTCGCTCAGCGATCTGCTGCGCAACCTCGCGTCCCTGCCCGCCGAGATCCAGGCCGCGGTTCGCAACAACGGCGGCGGGCATTTCAACCACGCCTTGTTCTGGCAAATGCTCCAACCCGGCGGATCCGCCGTGCCCGGCGGCAAGCTCCGGCAGGCCATCGACGACGCCTTCGGTTCGTTCGGTGCGTTCCAGGAGAAGTTCGCCCAGGCGGCCGCAACCCGGTTCGGCTCCGGCTGGGCCTGGCTGGCCGTTGACGCATTCGACCGGCTTCAGGTGCTCTCCACCGCCAACCAGGACGGCCCGCAAATGGACGGCATGCGCCCCATCGTCGGTCTGGACGTATGGGAACACGCATATTATCTCAAGTTCCAGAACCGCCGGCCTGAATACATCCAGACATTCTGGAATGTGCTGAATTGGGACGTGGTGGACGGCTGGTTCACCGCCCGGCGCTGACCCCGTCCAGTGTGATAAACCCGGTCAGTCCGGCGGGACAGACCGCCGGACCCACCACCTTTATGCAAGGAGATCGTCATGATCCGAGTCGTATTCCTGCTGGCCCTGGCGGCGATCGCGACGGCCGTGGTCAATGCCGGCGCCGGTTCCGATGATGAAGGCACCGTCCACGCGTTCACCCTGAATACCATCGACGGCCAGCCCCGCCCGCTCTCGGCCTACGCGGGACAGGTCCTGTTGATCGTCAACACCGCCTCCCGGTGCGGGTACACCCCCCAATACGGTCCCCTGGAAAAATTGTACGAGAAGTACAAGGATCGCGGACTGCGGGTGCTGGCGTTTCCCGCCAACGACTTCGGCGCCCAGGAGCCGGGAACCAACGAGGATATCCGGGAATTCTGCGGCCGCACCTACGGGGTTACGTTCGACCTGTTCGCCAAGATCAGCGTCAAAGGCGACACCATGCATCCCCTGTACGCCTACCTGACCGCGCACGGTCCCAACCCCGGACCCATCCGGTGGAATTTCACCAAGTTTTTGGTGGATCGGCAGGGCCGCGTGGTCGCCCGCTTCGAGCCCAAGGCGGACCCGCTGTCCGAAGAAGTTGTGGCCCGGGTGGAGGCGTTGTTGCAGTGAGGCCCGCGGCGGCGGCGCCTCGAGGCGCCGTCAGGCGTGCAGCTGGTAGAGCTCGAGGAGCGTATCGGCGAACGGTTCGGGGAAGAACTCGGGCAGCCGCTCCAGAAACAGACGCCCGATGGCGTCCAGGGTGCTCAGCTTCGACAGCTCCGCGTGGAAGTGGGCCAGGGCCGGCTCATCCACATTCCGGAGCACGTAGCGCGCCAGCGGCAGCGCGGGCTTGTTCACGCTGAATCCCCGGAAGCCCACCGCCAGCAGCAGGAGCAGGAAGAATGGGTGGGCGGCCATCTCGCCGCAGCAGATGACCTCCTTTCCTTTATCCCGCACGCCCGCGAAGATCATTTCCAGCCCCCGCCGCACGGCCGGGTGAGCCGGCGCAAAAGCGGATGCGTCGGGGCTCGCGTTGCGGTCGTGGGCGACGGTGTACTGGACCAGGTCGTTGGTGCCCAGGGCGAAGAAATCCACCTCCTCGGCCAGGGCATCGACGATGAAGATGGTGCTGGGGATCTCCAGCATCACGCCGAGGGGTAGGGGGAGCCGGTGCTGGAGGTCCGCCTTCGCGGCGACGTCGGCGAGGATCGCTTTGGCGGTGCGCACCTCGTCCACGCTGGAGACAAACGGAAAAGTCAGGCGCAGGTTGCCCCGATCGTTGGCCCGAATGACCCCTTCAAGCTGCCGCCGGAACGCTTCCTGCAGAAAGATGCTGAGCCGGATACCGCGCATGCCCAGGGCCGGGTTGGTCTCATGGAACTGCTCACGCAGTTGGGGGATCTTGTCCGCGCCCAGGTCGAACGTGCGGATGTTGGCGGTGGCCGGGTACGCCTGCTCAGCCAGACGGCGGTAGACCGACTCGTGCTCGGCGACGGTGATGGCGTCCAGCGGCCGTCCCAGGTACAGGAACTCCGAACGGAACAGCCCGACTCCAGCGACGCCCAGCCCGGCGTAGTCGTCGAGATCCTGCGGAAGTTCGGCGTTGATATACAGGGCGCCGAGCGCCGGGGTCGGCCTCGGCCGGTCGTCTCCCCGCGCTTCCAGGAGACAGTAGGGGCCGCTGACCTCGCCGGCTGGCTGTCCCTGCTGGTGGCGGAAGCGTTCGATGGTCTCGCGGTCCGGATTGACCACCACCGCACCGCCGCTGCCGTCCACGATGAGGAAGTCGCCGGTGTGCACCTCCGCCGAGACAGCCTTGAGGTGGGTCACCGCCGGAATGTTCAGCGAGCGGGCGATGATGCTGGTGTGCGAGGTCCAGCCGCCGAAGTCCACGGCGAATCCCTTCAAGTGCTTGAGATTGATTTCACTGAACAACGACAGGCTGATCTCCGGACAGATCACGATCACGTCGTCGTACTGCTTGGTGTTGCCGTTGGGGATCCGCCCGGCGATGTTGTGCAGCAGGCGGTCGGCGATGTCGGCGATGTCGTGGAGCTTCTCGCGGAGATAGGCGTCCTGGAGTCCGACGTACACCGTCTGCAGATGCTCCGACACCACCTTCACCGCCCACTCGGCGTTCACCGCGTCGGCGGCGATGCGGCGCCGGATGGCCCCGCTGAAGTGGTCGTCCTGCAGGATGAGGATATGCGCGCTGATCATCGCCGAGTGCTGGCGGCCGAGCTCGTGCTCGAGCATCGCCTCGACCTGCTGCAGCTGGGCGGTGGTGCGAGCGACCGCCTCGTCGAACCGCCGCAGTTCGGCCGGAATGTCGTCCGGCCGGAGGCGGATCTTGAAGACGGGCGGGAGACCCGGGTCAACCTTCACCGCGTGGCCCATGGCGATGCCCGGTGACACGCCCTGTCCCGTCAGTTCCTTCATGTCGATTCCATCCCTTCGTCGAATGCGTTCGCGAACAGGCGCTCGATCTCGGCCATCGCCGCCGCCTCGTCATCACCCGTCACGGTCACCCGGAGCCGGGAGCCCCGGGAGGCGGCCAGCATGAGGATGCCCAGGATGCTTTTGCCGTCGATCTGCTCCTGCCGGTCCGGCCGGGCCAGATAGACCCGTGACCGGAAGCGGGAGGCCGCGGCCACCAGGCGAGCGGCGGCGCGGGCATGGATGCCCAGCGGATTATTCACCGTCAGCACTTTCTGCACCATGCGCGTTCCATTCCCGCAAAGGCGGCATTGTACACCCGGAGTCAAACGATGCGCCCGGCCGCGGACGGATGGGGCCGGCCGGCGGAGGGAACCCGGGCATCGCTCACAACTCGGCGAGGAACTGGGAGGCCACCGTGATGTTCGATTTGCCTTTCTCGCAGATCTTTTGGGCCAGCGAGGCGGCGGTCTCGCCGTCCGCCTGGTTGGCCGCCTTAATGATCATGGGCAGGTTGACGCCGGTGATCACCTCCACCCGATACTGGTCCATGAACGAGATGGCCAGGTTGGACGGCGTCCCGCCGAACATGTCGGTGAGGATGAGGATCCCCTGGGTGGCATCGAGGGAGCCGAGGATTTTGGCGATCTCCTCGCGGGCCTCGCTGACGTCGTCATGCCATCCGATGCATACGGGGATGATGTGTTCGATTTCGCCCACGATCATCTCGGCCGCCGCCACCAGCTCGCTGGCAAGCTGGCCGTGCGTCACCACCACACAGCTGATCATGGTGCCACCTCCTCGGTTCCAGCTGATGATGAGTTGGGATCCATCAGCGTCCGGTACAGGTCGCCCGTGGGATGTTGCCCGCTGGAGCGCATCAGGAAGACGCGGCAGGCCACCTCCACCAGCACCGACAAGTTGCGGCCCGGCGCCACCGGAATGCTCATGCTGGGCAGCTCGACGCCGAAGATCTCCCGCCGCTGCCAGGAGAAGCCGAGGCGGTCGTACTCCTTCTGGGGGTGCCAGCGCTCCAGCTCGATGTAGAAGACCACCTCCTTCATCCGGCTGACCGCCGAGATCCCGAACATCTCGCGCACGTTGAGGATGCCGATGCCCCGCAACTCGAGCAGATTCTGCACCGGCGGCGGCGACTCGCCAATGAGGTGCTTGCCGCCCACGTTGCGCAGGTCCACCACGTCGTCGGCCACCAGCCGGTGGCCGCGGAGGATCAGCTCCAGCGCGCACTCGCTCTTGCCGATGCCGCTTTCACCGCCGATGAGCACGCCCAGACCGTAGACGTCCATCAACAATCCGTGCAGGATCATCCGCGGCGACAACTCGATTTCCAGAAATTCGGTGAACCGGTAGATCGCCGTGGAACTGTCCAGTTCGGTGAGCAGGACGGGCAGGCCCTGCGTCCGGGCGAACTCGGCCAAGACCGGCGGCAATGCCAGCCCCTGGGTGACCATGAGGGCGGTGTTCAAGCGGGGCGCCAGTTTCGTGATCACGTCGCGGAGCTGGTCGGTCGGCCGGGACTTGCAGTAGCTGTCCTCGGTGTTTCCGAACACGTAGATCCGGCCGTCCTGGATATATTCGGTGAAGCCAGCCAGGGCCATGCCGAGTTTCTGCAACCGCTTTTTGGTGATGCGCCGCGTCAGCAGGACCGGATCCGAGCCTGGGTCCAGCCGGACAAACGACCGGTTCTTCTCGAGAAACCCGCCCACCGTCAAAGCGGGCGTCTGTGTCTGGGGGGCGTGGTCCTCCATGACCGATTGACCGGATTACGGGCGGATCAGTCCGAAATTGCCGTCGCTGCGACGGTACAGCACGTTGATCTGCTCCGACTGCGCGTTGTAGAACACCACGAAGCTGCCGCCCAATTCCCGCAGCTCCAGGATCGCCTCGTCAACGGCCATGGGCCGGGGATTGAGCGCCAGCTCCACCACCTGCGGATTCTCCGCCAGGACCGCCGGGCTGCCGAGGTCCGTGATGGAGTGGTGAAGCAGCCGCTCGTGGAGTTCCTCCTTGCCGGTGCCGCGGGCGATATCCTTCCGCCGGTCCTTGAAGCGGCGGATCTGTTTTTCCAGTTTTTCCACCACCGTGCCGATGGAGGCATACAGATCCTTGGACTCCTCGGTGGCGGTGAACGTGCCGTGCCGGGTGTTGAGCACCCCCTCGGCGATCTGACGGTGTTTCTCGACGGTGAGCACAAAATGGAAATCGCACTCGCCACCCACCAGCTTGGTGAATTTGTTGACGCGTTTCTGCACGTGTTCGCGGATGGGGGGGGTGATCTCGATGTGGCGGCCGGTGATTTCGATGTTCATGGCTCCTCCTTGTTTAGTTTTTCCGTCGTCGAGAGCGGGAGTTGGGCAGATCCATCTCCTCGCGGTACTTGGCCACGGTCCGGCGCTTGATCTCGATGCCGTCCCGGTTGAGGATGTCGGTCAGATCGTTGTCGGACAGCGGCCGGTCGGGATTCTCTTTCCCGATGAGATCCCGGATTTTCTCCTTCAGGATGTGGACCGAGATGTCGTCGCCTGCGTCCGTTTTGAAACCCAGGGTGAAGAACTGGCGAAGTTCCAGAATGCCCTGGGGGCAGTGCACCCACTTGTTGGTCACGGCACGGCTGACGGTGGACGTATGCAGCCCCAGCTGCTCAGCGACGTCCTTAAGCAGCATCGGCCGGAGATGGGCGATGCCGTTGTCGAGAAAAGCGCGCTGCCGCTCGATGATGATCTCGCAGACGCGGTAAATGGTGCGCCGGCGGTGGTCCAAGTTGCGGATGAGCTCGATGGCGCTGCGAAATTTATCCCGGATGAACCGTTTGTCCTCGCGGTTGGCCTGCCCGCCTTCGAGGATGCGGCGGTAGTAGGCATTGATGTGCAGGCGGGGCAGGCCGTCCTCGTTGAGAGTGATCACGTAGTTGCTGCCCACCTTGAGGATATAGACATCCGGCTGGATGTAGATGGTGTTGTCCGGCTGGTGCTGCAGACCGGGCTTGGGATTGAGATGGCGGATGCGCGCCACCGCCGCCTCCACATCAGCCGGCGGGCAGCCTTCGAGTTCGGCGATCCGGTCCAGCTGGCCGGCTTCCACGAGATCGGCGTGGCGCTCCAACACCCGGTAAGCCAGGGTGTCGGATTCCTCCCAGTAGCGCAGCTGGATGAGGAGGCATTCCCGCAGGTCCCGGGCGCCGACGCCCGGCGGATCGAAGCCCTGGACCAGGGTCAAGGCATCGGCGGCGTCGGCCGCCCCGACCGCGGCCGCGGCGGCGATCTCATCCAGGCCCACCTGCAGGTAGCCGTCCTCCGCCAGGTTGCCGATGATCTCCCGCGCCGCCCGCTCCACTTCCGGCCGCGTCTCGACCAGGTTCAGCTGCCAGTTCAGGTGCTCGTAGAACGAGACCGGGCGCACGGCGAATGTGTCGTACTCCGGCCGCTCGTAATGCTCGTACTCCGCGGTTTTGAAGCCGGGCGACAGGTACTCCTGGAAGTAGCTGTCCATCTCGACGTCGTCGAACGAGTCGCGGCCCGGTTCTTCGGTTTCCGCCGCGTCAGCGGCCGCAGCCGTCGGTGGTCCGTCCGCAAGGGGCCTCTCCGCAGCGTCTTCGGCCGTCTCGTCCAGAAACGGGTTTTCCAGCAGCTCGTTCTTGATGAATTCGCTGAGCTCCAGATGCGGCAGGGTGACCAGCTCGATCTTCTGGAGCAGGGCCGGGGTGAGGGTCAGCTTCTGAATGGGGGCGATCCGCAGGCTCTGGCGGAGATAGGGATTCTTATTCACCATGCGTTCGTTAAACCGTCACTCTGGGCCCATTATACCAGATCTGCGGGCGGGCGGGGAACCACGCCGGCGTCAGAGCAACTGGAAGTGTTCGCCGAGGTAGACGCGGCGAACTTCCTCGTCCGCCGCCAGCTCTTGCGGCGTGCCGTTCCGGAAAATTCGGCCTTCGTGGATGATATAGGCGCGGTCGGTGATCCGGAGCGTTTCACGGACGTTGTGATCGGTGATCACGACACCGATGCCCCGGGACTTGAGATGCACGATCAGCTTCTGAATGTCGATGACGGCCAGCGGATCGATGCCGGCGAATGGCTCGTCCAGGAGGATGAACGACGGTTTCAGCAGCAGGCAGCGGGCGATCTCCACGCGGCGGCGCTCGCCGCCCGAGAGGGTGTACGCCTTGTTCTTGCGCAGGTGGGCGATGCCGAACTCCTGCAGCAGATCGTTGGCGAGCTTCTCTTCCTGGCTGGCGGTGAGATTGAGGGTTTCGGCGATGGCCAGGAGATTCTCTTCGACGGTCAGCTTGCGGAAAACGGACGGCTCCTGGGGCAGGTAGCTGATCCCCTTCTGGGCCCGCAGGTACATGGGCATGTGTAGGATGTCTTCGTCGTTGTAGAACACCCGCCCGGCGTCGGGATGGGTGAGGCCGACGACAATATAGAACGTGGTGGTTTTACCCGCGCCGTTCGGTCCCAGCAATCCGACGATCTCGCGGTCGTTGATCGCCAGGTCGATGCCCTTGAGTACCTGGCGGCCACGGTACGACTTGGTGATCTGTTCGGTTCGGAGTTGGGGCATGCTGTTAAATTCTTATTTTTTAATGGTTTGCGAACTGGAATCCACGCGGATTTTATCATCCCCCCGGTGGAATGTCAATTGCGTCCCCCGGGTGGTGCGGCCTTCGACCCGGTCCACCACGACGGCCGGAGCACCGCTGAGCACGAACAGTCCGGCGGCCAGATCCAGTCGCAGCTGGTCGCCGGCGGCATCCCGGGCGGCCTGGTTGAGCCGCACGTGGCCGCGGGCGATCAGCTCGGACAGGCCGCCGCCCTCGCGGAACAGGCCGTCCAAGGTGTCGGCGCTCATCACGCCCTGGTCGGTTCGGGTCCTGACCTGGTCTTCGAAGCGGATCTCGCGGCGCTCGGGGTCGTACTGCATCCGCTCGGAGGTGATCTCGAACCGCTGCTCCTTTCCCTGGCCGTCCCGGGTGAAGAAAATCCCCCGGACCTTGTCTTTGGCGCTGAAACGGCCCCCGCGCTGCTCCAGCTCGAATTGGCCGGCCGTCAGGATGTTTCGGCCCTGGACCATCCGGCAGGGGCCCCGGTAGACCAGGCGCCCGGCCGCCTCATCGCCTTCCAGCCCGCTGGCGTGGAGGTAGACCGGCTCCCGTTTCCCCTCACCGTTGCTCATGGCCGACAGGTCGAACTTGGCACCGGGCTGGCCCGGCATGATCGTGGTCTGCACGGGTCCCTGACCGGCCAGCGTCCGGCGCCGGACGTCATAGACGAAAATCTCAGCGCGAGTGACGGCGCCGCCGGTTTCAAACCGCGGCTCTCCCTTGAGCCGGAGCAGATCGTCCTTGAGGTTGGCTTCGGCCGCCCGCACCTGCTGCTCGGGGTCCTTGTAGGTCACGCCACCCTTCAGGACCATCGTGTCGATTCGGTTGCGCTCCTTGGGCCGGAGCGATCCGGCCAACGATCGACCGGTGGCCTCGCTCCATCGGCCGCCCGCCGCCGTCCGGTGCAACCGGACAGCGCCGTCGGCTTCGAACGCCGAGGCGTCGGCGCTGCCGGGGAAGAAATCCACCCGGAAGCGGTCGGCTTGAATGGTCGTCGTTTCGTTCGACGCCGGGCGGTGGAGCTGGCAGTCGCCGTGGCCCCGTCCCTCCGCCTGCGCCGGGAATCGGCCCTCGGCATCGTACTGCACCAAAAGTTCGTCCGCGGTCGCCTGATATGCATCACCACCGGCGGTGGTAGCGGTCACCCGGCCGCGGTCAAGAACTGTGATCCGGCCGACGGCGGGAGCGGACGTTCCGGTTTGGAATGCGATCCGGATCCGGCCGCCCGACAGGCGGTTGACACGCCGCTCGACCTGCTGGCTGATCGATGCCTCGCCGTCCAGCTGCAGGGTTTCCGGCTGCAAGTCGGGGCCGATCGCCAGCCGGAGGCTCTGAC
This sequence is a window from Acidobacteriota bacterium. Protein-coding genes within it:
- a CDS encoding histidine phosphatase family protein, giving the protein MTVATTTLILIRHGETALNVENIFRGRTDIPLNANGREQAVRLAEALRTLPLAAVYSSPMDRAMATAAPLAAAHGLTVQPAAAFHNICLGVWEGQSKRDVQREHPELWHQWVHDPEHLRIPGGETLDDLRARVEAGLAGIVAAHTGATVAVVSHRSVLKAALAAILGLERRYFWKFYLDNGAYTTVEHRADIGYTITRLNEGCHLGERTEELF
- a CDS encoding radical SAM protein translates to MSRVLLVNPWIEDFTAYDLWLRPLGLLHVGALLEAAGAGVTLLDCLAREVVGGPDRFHATGRFPSVRIPKPAPLAGTRRHYYRFGMGDIDFDARLAAMAEPDFVLLGSTMTYWYSGVFRAARRLRAAFPRARIVLGGVYAALCPEHAQRSGLFDDVVAAAEPMAAARAVAAITGLPVAALDSLRPAYHLYGHPLRHAAVLTGWGCPFHCTYCATPMMYDGLRRKAPGAVLDELRQTVAVTGAGHVAFYDDALLADRERHFLPILEGIARWRPPIRFHLPNAVHPRYIDRDTARLLQAAGFATIRLGFEGMGEAARARSSGKVDRGAAEAAVAALRAAGFTAREMGAYLLFGLPGLDPAELEVDIRYVHRLGIKIQLASFSPIPGTPDFERAREQDPAIGDEPLRHNKTLTMLRAGARYRDLQLLALSLNARLA
- a CDS encoding DUF4416 family protein yields the protein MGQIRSVPPVKLFCGVLYADGFPWAAVLERLTSACGPVDRLSEPLPFNFTDYYRDDMGPVVWRRFAAFAGLAPPGGLPALKVTTNRLEAELAADEATGLRRPVNLDPGYLEQAKIVLASTKNFAHRVYLAEGIWGEVTLQWRNRRWEALPWTFPDFRSPAYQAFFTELRDAYRRELTQAQP
- a CDS encoding response regulator, which produces MLDFSHLRPEERHVLIADDEPMVHSVLTAILNRLGFTAISAFDGLEAAKQLQAVRLPLVFTDINMPGMNGIDLCRWVRTHAPDTSVIAISGGTDLTTVVEVMQLGACDYIQKPFTVQAIAISLQKTFEKRTLVIENRNYVANLENMVQERTVELRKALHEAERSFDNTIIAFALALEMREHETHEHSIRVRDYAMLLARRAGLAGSEIHNLSVGAILHDIGKIGVPDRILLKPGPLTPDEWTVMRQHPVIGARMIDRIDSLPGATHVVLSHHEWFDGSGYPHGLKQDQIPLEARLFAVVDTLDAMTSDRPYRRALSFEDAYAEVGRNTERQFDPEIVRVFRDIPMDDFLAIRDRVATAAPVPSAGS
- a CDS encoding superoxide dismutase, whose translation is MDKLLNQTYPFQLPALGFAYDALEPHFDARTMEIHHTKHHAAYVNNLNAAIEKHPHLHRTSLSDLLRNLASLPAEIQAAVRNNGGGHFNHALFWQMLQPGGSAVPGGKLRQAIDDAFGSFGAFQEKFAQAAATRFGSGWAWLAVDAFDRLQVLSTANQDGPQMDGMRPIVGLDVWEHAYYLKFQNRRPEYIQTFWNVLNWDVVDGWFTARR
- a CDS encoding glutathione peroxidase translates to MIRVVFLLALAAIATAVVNAGAGSDDEGTVHAFTLNTIDGQPRPLSAYAGQVLLIVNTASRCGYTPQYGPLEKLYEKYKDRGLRVLAFPANDFGAQEPGTNEDIREFCGRTYGVTFDLFAKISVKGDTMHPLYAYLTAHGPNPGPIRWNFTKFLVDRQGRVVARFEPKADPLSEEVVARVEALLQ
- the ptsP gene encoding phosphoenolpyruvate--protein phosphotransferase produces the protein MKELTGQGVSPGIAMGHAVKVDPGLPPVFKIRLRPDDIPAELRRFDEAVARTTAQLQQVEAMLEHELGRQHSAMISAHILILQDDHFSGAIRRRIAADAVNAEWAVKVVSEHLQTVYVGLQDAYLREKLHDIADIADRLLHNIAGRIPNGNTKQYDDVIVICPEISLSLFSEINLKHLKGFAVDFGGWTSHTSIIARSLNIPAVTHLKAVSAEVHTGDFLIVDGSGGAVVVNPDRETIERFRHQQGQPAGEVSGPYCLLEARGDDRPRPTPALGALYINAELPQDLDDYAGLGVAGVGLFRSEFLYLGRPLDAITVAEHESVYRRLAEQAYPATANIRTFDLGADKIPQLREQFHETNPALGMRGIRLSIFLQEAFRRQLEGVIRANDRGNLRLTFPFVSSVDEVRTAKAILADVAAKADLQHRLPLPLGVMLEIPSTIFIVDALAEEVDFFALGTNDLVQYTVAHDRNASPDASAFAPAHPAVRRGLEMIFAGVRDKGKEVICCGEMAAHPFFLLLLLAVGFRGFSVNKPALPLARYVLRNVDEPALAHFHAELSKLSTLDAIGRLFLERLPEFFPEPFADTLLELYQLHA